The proteins below are encoded in one region of Helianthus annuus cultivar XRQ/B chromosome 2, HanXRQr2.0-SUNRISE, whole genome shotgun sequence:
- the LOC110910980 gene encoding protein MICRORCHIDIA 7, producing MAGVEVKQEYIEPTNGINNSYTKRTDVSEIAVIDLDSSDDDDSGDGIRNGKRSRVSSGEDDVNGKRKKSGDGVVLPVGFLDPLPPKDATLQRASGNRVVPEQSCKQFWKAGDFEGLSTSDWTASTGGMDHLRVHPRFLHSNATSHKWVLGAFAELLDNALDEVCNGATYVKIDMLTNKKDDNRMLLIEDNGGGMDPEKMRHCMSLGYSLKSKVKDTIGQYGNGFKTSTMRLGADVIVFSRCSGKSGKRSTQSIGLLSYTFLRCTGKEDIVVPMLDYEQDGREWKKMKRSSASDWDRNLEAVVQWSPFSSESDLLKQFDHMKEQGTRIIIYNLWEDDQEQLELDFDTDKHDIQIRGVNRDERNIEMAQQYPNSRHFLTYRHSLRSYASILYLRVPHNFRMILRGKDVEHHNIVNDMMMTNEVTYRPQPGLEGVPKDSNMVAVVTVGFVKDAKAHIDVQGFNVYHKNRLIKPFWRIWNAAGSDGRGVIGVLEANFVEPAHDKQGFERTTVLQRLETRLIQMQKTYWSTYCHKIGYAPRRHKKNPEDGEASPDYATEPTRKSPRTILAPQMQSDKSFSHRPQKEAVITNPSRYSTAPNNGNVNTGEKIDKLNRAHGVSASSSESASPLTENIRDVDSQTTMNAQHANGGSQKGLSSMKTHAVSALEVRNPALSGAAKVLQVSAPPHLRSSLVNGDVIVGSNSSNVNLHQLMEENRELKERLRRREEEILGDLLKDLESEKKRCKQLEVQLEKEKEKFEALNKEQDSIIAIFQEERARRDVEEEELKRKLKEAEAAYKDLKEKLTQLQLEKMKGMGNKWGQ from the exons TTTCAGAGATTGCGGTGATCGATCTCGATAGTTCAGACGACGACGATTCAGGTGACGGAATTCGTAACGGCAAGAGATCTAGGGTTTCGAGTGGTGAAGATGATGTTAACGGTAAGAGAAAGAAGTCTGGTGACGGTGTGGTTCTTCCGGTAGGGTTTCTGGATCCTTTGCCGCCGAAGGATGCGACATTGCAACGTGCTAGTGGAAACCGTGTGGTTCCGGAGCAGAGTTGTAAGCAGTTTTGGAAAGCTGGTGATTTTGAAGGACTGTCTACTAGTGATTGGACTGCTTCTACAG GTGGTATGGATCATTTGAGGGTTCATCCAAGGTTTTTGCACTCCAACGCAACTAGTCATAAATGGGTTCTTGGCG CTTTCGCGGAACTTTTGGACAACGCACTAGACGAG GTTTGTAATGGTGCCACATATGTGAAAATCGATATGCTAACAAACAAGAAAGATGACAACAGAATGTTGTTGATTGAAG ATAATGGTGGTGGGATGGACCCAGAAAAAATGAGACATTGCATGTCTCTTGGATATTCTTTGAAAAGCAAGGTCAAGGATACAATCGGACAAT ATGGAAATGGTTTTAAGACGAGCACCATGAGGCTTGGAGCTGACGTTATTGTCTTCTCTCGATGTTCTGGGAAATCTGGAAAAAG GTCTACGCAGAGCATCGGTCTATTGTCCTACACGTTTCTGCGATGCACTGGGAAGGAAGATATAGTAGTTCCCATG CTTGATTATGAACAAGATGGCCGAGAGTGGAAGAAGATGAAACGATCATCAGCAAGTGATTGGGATAGAAATCTCGAGGCTGTGGTACAATGGTCTCCATTTTCAAGTGAATCGGACCTTCTAAAACAA TTTGATCATATGAAGGAGCAGGGTACACGCATAATTATATACAATCTATGGGAGGATGATCAAGAACAATTAGAGCTCGATTTCGACACCgataaacat GATATTCAAATTCGAGGTGTTAATCGTGATGAGAGAAATATAGAAATGGCACAGCAATATCCGAACTCTAGACATTTTCTGACGTATCGTCACTCACTCAGG AGTTATGCATCGATTCTCTATCTAAGAGTTCCTCATAACTTCCGGATGATTCTTCGTGGGAAGGATGTTGAGCATCATAATATAGTTAACGATATGATGATGACAAATGAGGTCACTTATCGTCCACAGCCTGGGCTAGAAGGGGTCCCCAAGGATTCAAAT ATGGTTGCTGTAGTTACTGTGGGGTTTGTAAAAGATGCGAAAGCTCATATAGATGTACAAGGGTTCAATGTGTATCATAAAAACAGACTCATCAAG CCATTTTGGAGAATCTGGAATGCTGCAGGAAGTGACGGTCGTGGGGTTATAG GTGTATTGGAAGCTAATTTTGTTGAACCAGCTCACGATAAACAAGGGTTTGAGCGCACTACTGTTCTTCAACGACTTGAAACACGCCTTATTCAAATGCAGAAGACATACTG GAGTACATACTGTCACAAAATAGGCTACGCTCCGAGACGCCACAAGAAAAATCCGGAGGACGGAG AAGCGTCGCCTGATTACGCAACGGAACCGACAAGGAAAAGTCCGAGGACGATACTTGCTCCGCAAATGCAATCAGACAAATCATTTTCACATAGACCTCAGAAAGAAGCAGTAATAACCAATCCAAGTAGATATTCAACTGCACCGAACAATGGTAATGTTAATACTGGAGAAAAAATAGATAAATTAAATAGGGCTCATGGTGTAAGTGCAAGCTCTTCTGAGTCAGCATCACCTTTGACTGAAAACATCCGTGATGTTGACTCACAAACTACCATGAACGCACAACATGCAAACGGTGGTTCTCAAAAAGGATTATCGAGTATGAAGACTCATGCGGTTTCAGCTCTCGAGGTCCGAAATCCTGCTCTTTCCGGAGCTGCAAAAGTTTTGCAAGTTAGCGCGCCGCCTCATTTAAGG TCTTCTCTTGTTAACGGGGATGTAATCGTTGGTTCAAATTCTAGCAATGTCAATTTGCACCAACTGATGGAAGAAAACCGTGAGTTGAAGGAGAG ATTGAGAAGGAGAGAAGAAGAGATATTAGGTGATCTGCTGAAGGATCTAGAATCCGAAAAAAAACGTTGCAAACAACTTGAAGTTCAG CTAGAGAAGGAAAAAGAAAAATTCGAGGCCTTAAATAAGGAGCAGGATAGTATAATCGCGATATTTCAAGAGGAAAGAGCGCGCAGAGATGTCGAGGAGGAAGAATTAAAGAGGAAGTTGAAG GAAGCAGAAGCTGCATATAAAGATTTGAAGGAAAAGTTGACACAATTGCAGCTGGAGAAAATGAAAGGCATGGGGAACAAATGGGGGCAGTAG
- the LOC110910990 gene encoding glutamate-1-semialdehyde 2,1-aminomutase, chloroplastic, whose protein sequence is MAGIGLSLPSNSTHRPAFSSSTPRSSSPRCCLSSVKMTVSVDEQKKTFTLKKSEEAFNAAKELMPGGVNSPVRAFKSVGGQPIVIDSVKGSHMWDIDGNEYIDYVGSWGPAIIGHADDEVLAALAETMKKGTSFGAPCLLENVLAKMVISAVPSIEMVRFVNSGTEACMGVLRLARAFTGRTKIIKFEGCYHGHADPYLVKAGSGVATLGLPDSPGVPKSATADTLTSPYNDITTVENLFNAHKGEIAAVILEPVVGNAGFIKPKPEFLNFLKKITKENDALLIFDEVMTGFRLAYGGAQEYFGVTPDLTTLGKIIGGGLPVGAYGGRREIMEMVAPAGPMYQAGTLSGNPLAMTAGIHTLKRLQEPGTYEYLDKITGQLIGGIVDAGKKAGHAISGGHISGMFGFFFTDGPVYSFEDAKKSDTAKFAKFYRAMLEEGVYFAPSQFEAGFTGLKHTEEDIQRTIDAAEKVFKDL, encoded by the exons ATGGCAGGGATAGGGCTATCACTACCATCAAACTCCACTCACAGACCTGCATTCTCATCCTCCACACCTCGATCTTCATCTCCTCGATGCTGTTTATCCTCCGTTAAGATGACGGTTTCCGTCGATGAGCAGAAGAAAACCTTCACTCTCAAGAAATCCGAAGAAGCTTTCAATGCCGCTAAG GAATTGATGCCAGGAGGTGTTAATTCCCCGGTACGTGCTTTTAAATCAGTTGGTGGTCAACCTATCGTAATTGACTCAGTAAAGGGTTCACACATGTGGGACATTGACGGGAATGAATACATCGATTATGTTGGTTCATGGGGTCCCGCTATCATTGGGCATGCAGACGACGAG GTACTTGCAGCCTTAGCCGAAACAATGAAAAAAGGAACCAGTTTCGGTGCACCGTGTCTTCTCGAAAACGTACTGGCTAAAATGGTCATATCAGCCGTACCTAGTATAGAAATGGTTCGGTTCGTCAACTCAGGAACCGAAGCATGCATGGGTGTGCTTCGGTTAGCCCGCGCCTTCACCGGAAGAACAAAAATAATCAAATTCGAAGGCTGTTACCACGGTCATGCGGACCCGTATCTAGTCAAAGCCGGTAGCGGGGTCGCTACTCTCGGGCTTCCGGACTCCCCCGGTGTCCCGAAATCCGCTACCGCAGACACCCTAACATCCCCGTACAACGATATCACAACCGTCGAAAACCTTTTTAACGCACACAAAGGTGAAATAGCTGCGGTTATACTCGAGCCCGTTGTAGGAAACGCAGGCTTCATTAAACCAAAACCCGAGTTTCTAAACTTTCTTAAGAAGATCACGAAAGAAAACGACGCGCTACTTATATTCGATGAAGTTATGACGGGTTTCCGTTTGGCTTACGGTGGGGCCCAGGAGTATTTCGGTGTAACACCGGATTTAACGACTTTGGGAAAGATTATCGGTGGCGGACTTCCGGTGGGTGCTTACGGTGGTAGGCGGGAGATAATGGAGATGGTGGCACCTGCGGGACCCATGTACCAAGCCGGGACCCTTAGCGGCAACCCGCTAGCCATGACCGCCGGGATTCACACCCTCAAACGACTTCAAGAACCGGGGACGTATGAGTACCTGGACAAAATAACGGGTCAACTTATCGGGGGTATTGTAGATGCGGGAAAAAAGGCCGGGCACGCGATTTCTGGAGGACATATTAGTGGTATGTTCGGGTTTTTCTTCACCGATGGTCCGGTTTATAGTTTTGAAGATGCTAAAAAGAGTGATACGGCTAAATTCGCTAAGTTTTATCGGGCAATGTTGGAAGAAGGTGTTTATTTTGCTCCTTCCCAGTTTGAGGCCGGGTTTACGGGCTTGAAACATACAGAGGAAGATATTCAACGAACGATAGATGCTGCTGAGAAGGTATTTAAGGATCTTTAG